One region of Panulirus ornatus isolate Po-2019 chromosome 42, ASM3632096v1, whole genome shotgun sequence genomic DNA includes:
- the LOC139761975 gene encoding uncharacterized protein isoform X1 encodes MSDGEDGYQGREGRLQDEAEPSADFSTDRPSLKDQVLTLYRKGDATALLSLISGSVVPPAGETDRAAPWDPLLLWVQPRPCCLYALAAQVKYAGLSSLASVGCGTGLLEWLIHALTGLSVIGYEVNAGWWTSKYAPPTFIPLTFVDPDAAPPYVPPTHALMCCYFNNGDAFRRYVSSYEGPLLMIIGPTDGSCCTDPLPLDYEHVHPWTLTHTHHISKRDLLACYVRDQAKEDVHRRLRI; translated from the exons ATGTCTGACGGAGAGGATGGTTACCAGGGGCGTGAGGGCCGCCTGCAGGACGAGGCCGAGCCGAGCGCTGACTTCAGTACGGATCGGCCCTCCCTCAAGGACCAAGTTCTGACGCTGTACAGGAAAG GCGACGCCACAGCCCTCCTGTCCCTCATCTCTGGCTCCgtcgtccctcctgctggtgagacAGACAGGGCAGCACCATGGGACCCTCTTCTGCTGTGGGTGCAACCCAGGCCCTGTTGCTTGTACGCCCTCGCTGCCCAAGTGAAGTATGCAGGCCTCTCCTCCCTAGCCTCCGTCGGCTGTGGCACCGGCTTGCTGGAGTGGCTCATACACGCCCTGACTG GGTTGTCTGTCATCGGATACGAGGTAAACGCTGGTTGGTGGACTTCTAAATATGCCCCGCCCACTTTTATTCCCCTAACCTTCGTTGACCCCGACGCCGCCCCGCCATACGTACCGCCCACACACGCCCTCATGTGCTGTTACTTCAACAATGGAGACGCCTTCCG ACGGTACGTGTCATCATACGAAGGTCCACTGCTCATGATCATCGGTCCAACGGACGGGTCCTGCTGTACCGACCCTCTCCCGCTGGACTATGAGCACGTCCACCCCTGGACCctgacccacacccaccacatctcCAAACGGGATCTTCTGGCCTGTTATGTCCGGGATCAGGCCAAAGAGGATGTACACAGGCGACTCCGCATTTGA
- the LOC139761975 gene encoding uncharacterized protein isoform X2 codes for MSDGEDGYQGREGRLQDEAEPSADFSTDRPSLKDQVLTLYRKGDATALLSLISGSVVPPAGETDRAAPWDPLLLWVQPRPCCLYALAAQVKYAGLSSLASVGCGTGLLEWLIHALTGLSVIGYEVNAGWWTSKYAPPTFIPLTFVDPDAAPPYVPPTHALMCCYFNNGDAFR; via the exons ATGTCTGACGGAGAGGATGGTTACCAGGGGCGTGAGGGCCGCCTGCAGGACGAGGCCGAGCCGAGCGCTGACTTCAGTACGGATCGGCCCTCCCTCAAGGACCAAGTTCTGACGCTGTACAGGAAAG GCGACGCCACAGCCCTCCTGTCCCTCATCTCTGGCTCCgtcgtccctcctgctggtgagacAGACAGGGCAGCACCATGGGACCCTCTTCTGCTGTGGGTGCAACCCAGGCCCTGTTGCTTGTACGCCCTCGCTGCCCAAGTGAAGTATGCAGGCCTCTCCTCCCTAGCCTCCGTCGGCTGTGGCACCGGCTTGCTGGAGTGGCTCATACACGCCCTGACTG GGTTGTCTGTCATCGGATACGAGGTAAACGCTGGTTGGTGGACTTCTAAATATGCCCCGCCCACTTTTATTCCCCTAACCTTCGTTGACCCCGACGCCGCCCCGCCATACGTACCGCCCACACACGCCCTCATGTGCTGTTACTTCAACAATGGAGACGCCTTCCG gtgA